The candidate division KSB1 bacterium region GCATCAAAAAATCCCTCAATGTCGATTACTTTTGTACTTTTCAATTTCAAATTATCAAAATCACTCGGTTCGACGATAACATATTGGTCCGGTTCGTACTCGTAGCCTTTGACAATATCCTCGGGTTTCGCAACCTGTTCGCATTTTTTACATTTTTTTTCATACTTGATTCGGCCATTACAA contains the following coding sequences:
- a CDS encoding Ku protein — its product is MRAMWKGHIRFSLVTIPVRIYNAIESQQTVRFNQLHKDCNGRIKYEKKCKKCEQVAKPEDIVKGYEYEPDQYVIVEPSDFDNLKLKSTKVIDIEGFFDA